From a region of the Panicum virgatum strain AP13 chromosome 2K, P.virgatum_v5, whole genome shotgun sequence genome:
- the LOC120673331 gene encoding protein C2-DOMAIN ABA-RELATED 11 isoform X1, producing the protein MEEAGRGAVCGLLKVVVARGRSLAVRDFTSSDPYVIVRVADTTAKTKVINSCLNPVWNEEMTFSMKEPVGVIKFEVFDWDRFKYDDKMGHAFLDLQPVAAATKLRRALRLTAGETKLRKVAPDVDNCLLSDSFVIYANGEVALDTCLRLRDVESGELFITVKWIEAENTK; encoded by the exons atggaggaaGCGGGGAGGGGGGCGGTCTGCGGCTTGCTCAAGGTCGTTGTGGCGCGCGGCCGCAGCCTCGCCGTCAGGGACTTCACCTCCAGCGACCCGTACGTCATCGTCCGCGTCGCCGACACG ACTGCAAAGACAAAAGTCATCAACAGTTGCCTAAATCCAGTTTGGAATGAAGAGATGACATTCTCCATGAAAGAACCAGTAGGAGTCATCAAATTT GAGGTGTTTGACTGGGACCGGTTCAAGTATGATGACAAGATGGGGCACGCCTTCCTGGACCTGCAGCCTGTGGCAGCAGCGACAAAGCTGCGGCGAGCGCTGCGGCTCACGGCAGGAGAGACCAAACTCCGGAAGGTAGCCCCCGACGTCGACAACTGCCTGCTCTCTGACAGCTTCGTGATCTACGCCAACGGGGAGGTCGCGCTAGACACCTGTCTGCGACTGCGTGACGTCGAGTCTGGTGAGCTGTTCATCACGGTCAAGTGGATTGAAGCTGAAAACACAAAATGA
- the LOC120673331 gene encoding protein C2-DOMAIN ABA-RELATED 11 isoform X2 — MEEAGRGAVCGLLKVVVARGRSLAVRDFTSSDPYVIVRVADTTAKTKVINSCLNPVWNEEMTFSMKEPVGVIKFEVFDWDRFKYDDKMGHAFLDLQPVAAATKLRRALRLTAGETKLRKVAPDVDNCLLSDSFVIYANGEVALDTCLRLRDVESGLLKHKLMHQ; from the exons atggaggaaGCGGGGAGGGGGGCGGTCTGCGGCTTGCTCAAGGTCGTTGTGGCGCGCGGCCGCAGCCTCGCCGTCAGGGACTTCACCTCCAGCGACCCGTACGTCATCGTCCGCGTCGCCGACACG ACTGCAAAGACAAAAGTCATCAACAGTTGCCTAAATCCAGTTTGGAATGAAGAGATGACATTCTCCATGAAAGAACCAGTAGGAGTCATCAAATTT GAGGTGTTTGACTGGGACCGGTTCAAGTATGATGACAAGATGGGGCACGCCTTCCTGGACCTGCAGCCTGTGGCAGCAGCGACAAAGCTGCGGCGAGCGCTGCGGCTCACGGCAGGAGAGACCAAACTCCGGAAGGTAGCCCCCGACGTCGACAACTGCCTGCTCTCTGACAGCTTCGTGATCTACGCCAACGGGGAGGTCGCGCTAGACACCTGTCTGCGACTGCGTGACGTCGAGTCTG GGCTCTTAAAGCACAAGCTGATGCATCAATAG